One genomic window of Corythoichthys intestinalis isolate RoL2023-P3 chromosome 18, ASM3026506v1, whole genome shotgun sequence includes the following:
- the LOC130906588 gene encoding claudin-4-like yields MHTQLVGVLLGLLGLLGTGLICGLPAWKVTAFVGSSIVTAEVFWEGLWMTCVIRSTGQAQCKVYDSVLALPRDLQASRALVCVSLGVGVVAVGLSVLGARGTSFLRHDWPTKNNVGLAAGVTFVLAGVLCLIPVSLSAHAIITGFFDPLPSEERRGELGASIYVGWASGALMVIGGVVMCSVYSC; encoded by the exons ATGCACACTCAGTTGGTGGGCGTGCTGTTGGGTCTGCTGGGCCTTTTGGGAACGGGCCTGATCTGCGGGCTGCCCGCCTGGAAGGTGACAGCGTTTGTGGGGTCTAGCATTGTGACGGCTGAAGTCTTCTGGGAAGGCTTGTGGATGACATGTGTGATCCGGAGCACGGGTCAAGCGCAGTGCAAGGTCTACGACTCGGTCTTGGCGCTGCCGCGAGACCTGCAGGCGTCCAGAGCGCTG GTGTGCGTGTCCCTGGGAGTAGGGGTGGTAGCTGTGGGCCTGAGCGTGCTGGGTGCCCGCGGCACATCCTTCCTGCGCCATGACTGGCCCACCAAAAACAATGTGGGCCTGGCGGCCGGGGTGACCTTCGTGCTGGCCGGCGTCCTGTGCCTGATTCCCGTCAGCTTGTCGGCGCACGCCATCATCACTGGATTCTTTGACCCGTTGCCCTCTGAGGAGCGGCGCGGGGAACTTGGTGCTTCCATCTATGTGGGCTGGGCCTCGGGGGCGCTGATGGTCATCGGCGGAGTCGTCATGTGCTCTGTGTACTCGTGCTGA
- the LOC130906667 gene encoding claudin-like protein ZF-A89 gives MVSAGFQILGAVLGLIGWIGAIIVCALPMWRVTAFIGSNIVTSQTVWEGIWMSCVVQSTGQMQCKVYDSMLALSSDLQAARALVVIAIVVGIFAILLAVAGGKCTNCVEDPASKAKVGVAAGATFIAAGVLLLIPVCWTAHSVVRDFYNPLVVSAQKRELGAMTSAGVQMLAVFLCVLGFLGAIVTCVLPMWKVSAFIGNNIVTAQVFWEGLWMNCVKQSTGQMQCKVYDSMLALPQDLQAARAMVVIAILLMLMGLLLASAGGKCTNCVEDETAKSRVAAVAGVLCLVGGILLLIPVSWSAHVVIRNFYNPVLGDAQRRELGAALFVGWGSAGLLLIGGALLLCRCASRKDGRYSVKYSAPRSAASGGAYV, from the exons ATGGTGTCCGCGGGCTTCCAAATCCTGGGTGCCGTCCTGGGCCTGATCGGCTGGATCGGTGCCATCATAGTGTGCGCGCTGCCCATGTGGCGAGTGACGGCCTTCATCGGCAGCAACATCGTGACGTCACAGACGGTGTGGGAAGGCATCTGGATGAGCTGCGTGGTCCAGAGCACGGGCCAGATGCAGTGCAAGGTCTATGACTCCATGTTGGCGCTCAGCTCTGACCTGCAGGCTGCGCGCGCCCTGGTGGTCATCGCCATCGTGGTGGGCATCTTTGCCATCCTACTGGCAGTGGCTGGAGGCAAGTGCACTAACTGCGTGGAAGACCCCGCGTCCAAGGCCAAGGTGGGCGTGGCAGCCGGCGCCACCTTCATCGCTGCCGGTGTCCTGCTGCTCATCCCCGTGTGCTGGACGGCCCATAGCGTGGTCCGGGATTTCTACAACCCATTGGTGGTTAGCGCCCAGAAGAGGGAGCTGGGCGCC ATGACGTCCGCTGGTGTGCAGATGCTGGCTGTCTTCCTATGCGTCCTGGGCTTCCTTGGTGCCATCGTGACATGTGTGCTGCCCATGTGGAAAGTCTCAGCCTTCATTGGcaacaacattgtgacagcgcaGGTATTCTGGGAAGGCCTTTGGATGAACTGCGTGAAGCAAAGCACTGGCCAGATGCAGTGTAAGGTCTACGATTCCATGTTGGCGCTGCCCCAGGATCTTCAGGCGGCCCGTGCCATGGTGGTCATCGCCATCCTGTTGATGCTGATGGGTCTTCTGCTGGCCAGTGCGGGAGGTAAATGCACCAACTGCGTAGAGGACGAGACCGCCAAGTCCCGGGTGGCGGCGGTGGCTGGTGTTCTGTGCTTGGTCGGCGGGATACTGCTGCTCATCCCAGTGTCGTGGTCTGCCCACGTGGTCATTCGTAACTTCTACAACCCTGTGCTGGGCGATGCGCAGAGACGGGAGCTGGGCGCCGCGCTCTTTGTCGGTTGGGGATCGGCCGGCCTGCTGCTCATCGGAGGGGCCCTGCTGCTGTGTCGCTGTGCATCTCGCAAGGACGGCAGATACTCTGTCAAATACTCTGCGCCACGCTCTGCAGCTAGCGGGGGCGCTTATGTTTGA
- the hmgb1a gene encoding high mobility group protein B1a, whose translation MRKDPAKPRGKMSSYAYFVQTCREEHKKKHPDASVNFAEFSKKCSERWKTMSPKEKGKFEDLAKQDKTRYEREMMNYVPARGGKKKKFKDPNAPKRPPSAFFIFCSEYRPKVKGESPGLTIGDVAKRLGEMWNGTSAENKQPFEKKAAKLKEKYEKDVAAYRAKGKVGGGAAPAAKAAAKAEKDDDDDDEEEEDEEDEDEEEDDDDDDE comes from the exons ATGAGGAAAGATCCGGCAAAGCCGCGAGGCAAGATGTCCTCGTATGCCTACTTTGTGCAGACGTGCCGGGAGGAGCACAAAAAGAAGCATCCCGACGCATCAGTCAACTTCGCTGAATTCTCCAAGAAGTGCTCCGAGAGATGGAAG ACCATGTCCCCCAAGGAGAAAGGCAAGTTCGAGGACCTGGCCAAGCAGGACAAGACTCGCTACGAGCGGGAAATGATGAACTACGTGCCTGCCCGCGGCGGAAAGAAGAAGAAGTTCAAGGACCCCAATGCCCCCAAGAGACCTCC GTCGGCCTTCTTCATCTTCTGCTCCGAGTACCGTCCCAAAGTGAAGGGCGAGAGTCCAGGCCTGACTATTGGTGACGTGGCAAAGAGGCTGGGCGAGATGTGGAACGGGACCTCAGCCGAAAACAAGCAGCCCTTCGAGAAGAAGGCCGCCAAACTCAAAGAGAAATACGAGAAG GATGTGGCAGCATACCGCGCCAAGGGCAAGGTGGGCGGTGGCGCAGCCCCGGCAGCCAAAGCGGCAGCCAAAGCAGAGAAGGACGATGACGATGATGACgaggaggaagaagatgagGAGGATGAAGATGAGGAAGAAGACGACGACGATGACGACGAGTAG